A window of Hymenobacter aerilatus contains these coding sequences:
- a CDS encoding efflux RND transporter permease subunit, protein MPTRRLAYPILLALFLLTGLAGYFAAQLRFNYNFNDFYPAGDPDLAYYEQYAQRFGNDNDYVLLGLEAPAGKTVFDPQFLVRVDSLTQFVQRRPHVVSVTSPTTATNPVVEGFGVFNIPYFHPGDPDPARRAQDSATVYRTPGLVGNLISPDARAATILLQTSPNLAKPPGDSLLAAVRRELTRQGFAEADYHLAGKMVAQSVFVDRLQVELAVFMSLSVVLVTALLWFTFRTWWGVVLPLVVVLGAIVWGLGVMGAFGISIDLMTALLPVMLFVVGMSDTIHIITRYVTELGYGTEKRAALWVTLKESGFGSGLSALTTSIGFFTLMTSTIRPIYNFGLFTGISVLLTFVLSFTLLPAMLLLLRKPQLRVPRQEGRSWDGVLGRLFRQVLARRQLVVAVSAVVLIASVASASRIRINSALLDDLSQNDPVKQDFRFFERQFAGVRPFEMALTPAAGGSVLTLPVLRQTEQIETYLQRTYGLRFVASPVTLVKSVRKALNGGDVAEYRLPDSDAELQRLLRRAKPFRKKPEFQALVLPNGSEGRLTGRMPDVGSLRAGQLNADLHQFLRQHIDSTVVQTRLTGSANLIDKNNENLSLNMITGMSIDILMVTLIVLALFRSIRMTLIVLIPNLVPILIVAGVMGVAGVSMKVSTSIIFTIAFGIAVDDTIHFISKLKLVLLKEDSLFRAVRKTYLMAGKAVIVTSLILVGGFSTLIFSSFDGTFYVGLLIGLTLLFGVVAELTLLPILILWFYRHQPAAVREAVPVS, encoded by the coding sequence ATGCCTACTCGCCGTCTCGCCTACCCTATCCTGCTGGCCCTGTTTCTCCTCACGGGCCTGGCGGGCTACTTTGCCGCCCAGCTGCGCTTCAACTATAATTTCAACGATTTCTACCCCGCCGGCGACCCGGACCTGGCCTATTACGAGCAGTACGCCCAGCGCTTCGGCAACGACAACGACTACGTGCTGCTGGGCCTGGAAGCGCCCGCCGGCAAGACCGTCTTCGACCCGCAGTTTCTGGTGCGCGTCGATTCGCTGACGCAGTTTGTGCAGCGACGGCCTCACGTGGTCAGCGTCACGTCGCCTACCACCGCCACCAACCCGGTGGTGGAGGGCTTTGGCGTGTTCAATATCCCCTACTTCCATCCCGGCGACCCAGACCCGGCGCGGCGGGCGCAGGATTCGGCCACGGTGTACCGCACGCCGGGGCTGGTAGGCAACCTGATTTCGCCGGACGCCCGCGCCGCTACCATTCTGCTGCAAACCTCGCCCAACCTGGCCAAGCCGCCCGGCGACTCGCTGCTGGCCGCCGTGCGCCGGGAGCTGACCCGCCAGGGCTTCGCGGAGGCCGACTACCACCTGGCCGGCAAAATGGTGGCGCAGTCGGTATTCGTGGACCGCTTGCAGGTGGAGCTAGCCGTGTTTATGAGCTTGTCGGTAGTGCTGGTGACGGCCCTGCTGTGGTTCACGTTTCGGACGTGGTGGGGCGTGGTGCTACCCCTGGTGGTGGTGCTGGGGGCCATTGTGTGGGGGCTGGGCGTAATGGGTGCCTTCGGCATCAGCATTGATCTGATGACGGCCCTCCTACCCGTGATGCTGTTTGTGGTGGGCATGTCGGATACCATTCACATCATCACGCGCTACGTAACGGAGCTGGGCTACGGTACCGAAAAACGGGCCGCGCTGTGGGTTACGCTGAAGGAATCGGGCTTTGGGTCGGGGCTGTCGGCGCTGACGACCAGCATCGGCTTTTTCACGCTGATGACCAGCACCATCCGGCCTATTTACAACTTCGGGCTGTTTACGGGCATTTCCGTGCTGCTCACGTTTGTGCTCAGCTTCACGCTCTTGCCCGCCATGCTACTATTGCTGCGCAAGCCGCAGTTGCGGGTACCACGCCAGGAAGGCCGCAGCTGGGACGGTGTGCTGGGTCGCCTGTTTCGGCAGGTGCTGGCGCGGCGGCAGCTGGTAGTGGCCGTAAGCGCCGTGGTGCTGATTGCCTCGGTGGCGTCGGCCTCGCGCATCCGCATCAACTCGGCGCTGCTGGACGATCTGTCGCAGAACGACCCGGTGAAGCAGGATTTCCGGTTTTTTGAACGGCAATTTGCCGGCGTGCGTCCCTTCGAAATGGCCCTCACGCCGGCGGCTGGCGGCTCGGTACTCACCCTACCCGTACTACGCCAGACCGAGCAGATTGAAACCTATCTTCAGCGAACCTACGGCCTGCGCTTCGTGGCCTCGCCGGTTACGCTGGTGAAATCGGTGCGCAAGGCTCTGAACGGCGGCGACGTGGCCGAGTACCGCCTCCCCGACTCCGACGCCGAGCTGCAACGCCTGCTGCGCCGCGCCAAGCCATTTCGAAAGAAACCCGAGTTTCAGGCCCTGGTCTTACCCAACGGCTCGGAGGGTAGGCTCACCGGCCGCATGCCCGACGTGGGCAGCCTGCGCGCTGGTCAGCTAAATGCCGATCTGCACCAGTTTCTGCGCCAGCACATCGACTCTACCGTGGTGCAAACCCGCCTCACCGGCTCGGCAAACCTCATTGACAAGAACAACGAGAACCTGTCGCTGAACATGATTACCGGCATGAGCATCGACATTCTGATGGTGACGCTGATTGTGCTGGCCCTGTTCCGCTCCATTCGCATGACGCTGATTGTGCTGATTCCTAACCTGGTGCCCATCCTGATAGTGGCGGGCGTGATGGGCGTAGCCGGCGTGAGCATGAAAGTGAGCACCAGCATTATCTTCACCATTGCCTTCGGCATTGCCGTGGATGATACCATTCACTTTATCAGCAAGCTGAAGCTGGTTTTGTTGAAGGAAGACAGCCTATTCCGGGCCGTGCGCAAAACCTACCTCATGGCCGGCAAGGCCGTCATCGTCACCTCCTTGATTCTGGTAGGCGGTTTCTCTACCCTGATTTTTTCGTCGTTTGACGGCACGTTCTACGTGGGCCTGCTTATTGGTCTTACGCTATTGTTTGGGGTAGTAGCCGAGCTGACGTTGCTACCGATTCTGATTCTGTGGTTCTACCGCCACCAGCCTGCCGCCGTGCGCGAGGCAGTACCGGTTTCGTAG
- a CDS encoding thymidylate synthase, with the protein MHQYHTLLQHILDHGTQKTDRTGTGTLSVFGYQMRFNLQEGFPLVTTKKVHLKSIIHELLWFLQGDTNIAYLKEHGVKIWDEWADANGELGPVYGKQWRSWAAPNGETIDQISEVVRLLREQPDSRRILVSAWNVADLPDMKLQPCHALFQFYVADGKLSCQLYQRSADVFLGVPFNIASYALLTLMLAQVTNLAPGEFIWTGGDTHLYRNHLEQAREQLTRTPRPLPQMRLNPAVTDIFGFQYDDFKLENYDPWPAIKAPVAV; encoded by the coding sequence ATGCACCAGTACCACACCCTCCTCCAGCACATTCTCGACCACGGTACCCAAAAAACCGACCGTACCGGCACCGGCACGCTCTCAGTATTTGGCTACCAAATGCGCTTCAATTTGCAGGAGGGCTTCCCGCTGGTGACCACCAAGAAGGTACACCTGAAAAGCATCATCCACGAGCTGCTGTGGTTTTTGCAAGGCGATACCAACATTGCCTACCTCAAAGAGCACGGCGTGAAAATCTGGGATGAGTGGGCCGACGCCAACGGCGAGCTAGGTCCCGTCTACGGCAAGCAGTGGCGTAGCTGGGCCGCTCCCAACGGCGAAACCATTGACCAGATCAGCGAAGTGGTGCGCTTGCTGCGCGAGCAACCTGATTCGCGCCGCATCCTGGTATCAGCTTGGAACGTAGCCGACTTGCCCGATATGAAGCTACAGCCCTGCCACGCTCTGTTTCAGTTTTACGTAGCCGACGGTAAGCTCTCCTGCCAGCTCTACCAGCGCTCCGCTGATGTGTTCCTGGGCGTGCCTTTTAACATTGCCAGCTATGCCCTGCTCACGCTCATGCTGGCGCAGGTGACCAACCTCGCACCTGGCGAATTCATCTGGACCGGCGGCGACACCCACCTCTACCGCAACCACCTGGAGCAGGCCCGCGAGCAACTGACTCGTACGCCGCGCCCGCTCCCCCAAATGCGCCTGAACCCGGCAGTAACGGATATTTTCGGTTTTCAGTACGACGATTTCAAGCTAGAGAATTACGACCCCTGGCCAGCTATTAAGGCGCCAGTGGCCGTATAA
- a CDS encoding type I restriction endonuclease — protein sequence MELIDQLTNLAARAQKQIGHIQTEEATKNALVMPFINALGYNVFDPTEVVPEFICDIGTKKGEKIDYAIMRDGKPIILVECKPVSGDLSINHASQLFRYFHVTEARIAILTNGTTYKLFTDLEQPNKMDERPFMEFDLFNFQENDVAEIKKLSKVSFSIEDMLFAAYNLKYMRAFKKYFDEQFTQPSPDFINFVSKQVYDGVLTPKLKEQFAILVHRSFHQFLNDKITSRLRSAMLDTGQPLLTTDLPAIAVVESKIAEAAPEAETKDRDIVTTVEETEGFMIVRAILRKTVPVNRVVMRDVQSYCGILLDDNNRKPICRLHFNSSKKFVTVFDIEGGERVDISSLDDLYGLASRIRATVQRYESKLTEVPAS from the coding sequence ATGGAACTTATTGATCAACTTACTAATCTGGCCGCCAGGGCACAAAAACAGATCGGCCACATTCAGACGGAAGAGGCTACGAAGAATGCGTTAGTGATGCCCTTTATCAACGCTTTGGGATACAATGTCTTCGATCCTACAGAGGTGGTGCCAGAATTTATCTGCGACATCGGTACTAAGAAAGGCGAGAAAATAGATTATGCTATCATGCGTGATGGTAAGCCTATTATTCTTGTAGAATGTAAGCCAGTGAGCGGTGACTTGAGCATCAATCACGCCAGCCAATTATTTCGCTACTTTCATGTAACAGAGGCTCGTATTGCGATACTGACGAATGGTACTACTTATAAACTGTTCACTGATTTAGAGCAGCCGAATAAAATGGATGAGCGTCCATTCATGGAATTTGATTTGTTCAACTTTCAAGAGAATGACGTTGCTGAAATTAAGAAGCTGAGTAAGGTCTCATTCAGCATAGAAGACATGCTTTTCGCTGCATATAATTTAAAGTATATGCGGGCTTTCAAAAAGTACTTCGACGAGCAGTTCACCCAGCCCTCACCCGACTTCATAAATTTTGTGTCGAAGCAGGTATATGATGGTGTGTTGACGCCTAAATTAAAAGAGCAGTTTGCTATTCTGGTACATCGCTCTTTTCATCAGTTTCTCAACGATAAAATAACATCTCGGCTACGGTCAGCTATGCTTGACACGGGGCAACCTTTGCTGACAACTGATTTGCCAGCAATTGCTGTCGTGGAGTCGAAAATTGCTGAAGCAGCCCCCGAAGCTGAAACAAAAGACAGGGATATTGTAACGACAGTAGAAGAAACAGAAGGTTTCATGATTGTTCGGGCCATTTTGCGCAAAACAGTACCGGTCAACCGAGTAGTAATGCGTGATGTGCAATCGTATTGTGGTATTTTACTCGATGATAATAACCGCAAGCCAATCTGTCGATTACACTTTAATAGCAGTAAAAAGTTTGTAACTGTTTTTGATATAGAAGGTGGTGAACGAGTTGATATCAGTTCATTAGATGATCTGTATGGACTTGCTTCCCGAATCCGAGCAACTGTTCAACGATACGAATCGAAATTAACAGAAGTGCCTGCTAGTTAA